DNA from Pseudomonas putida:
GGGTCGAGACTGGCTACCGGCTCATCGGCCAGAATGATCGCCGGCTGTTGCGCTAGCGCACGCGCGATGCCTACCCGCTGCTGCTGGCCACCGGACAGTTTGTCCACCCGGCTTAGCGCCTTGTCTGCCAGACCGACCCGAGCGAGGCAACTGAGCGCAATCTCCTGATCGGCACGCGGCAGAGGAAACAGCGAGCGGAGCGTGTTGTGAAAGGCCAGCCGACCGGTCAGCACATTAGCCAGTGCGCTTTGACGTTCGATTAGCTGGTGGTGCTGAAAGATCATGGCGGTACGCCGACGATGCTGACGCAAGGCCGAGCCGCTGCCGAGTTCACCGAGTTCGCTGGTGACACTGCCGCCAGTGGGCGTGACGAGTCGATTGAGACTACGGAGCAAGGTCGACTTGCCTGCGCCCGAGAGACCAAGCAGCACGGTGAACTCACCACGCCGAAATGCAATCGAGGTATCGCGTAGGGCTGTCACGCCGCCTGGATAGACGACGCTCAACCGGTCGACCCGCAGCACGGCGTCCTGTATCGGATGGGGCGTCATTTGTTCACCTTTCGCAATATTGCTGGCCGCACAATTGCGGTTCGCGATGCAAAGGGTAGAAATTCCTTGTTACCGCACTGCTTCTAAAGGATGACATTTCGATGAATACTTCGAATCTGCCGTAGCGGGGCGGCAAGCGAAGCCGTGGAAGAACGGGCGCAACGTAGCGTCTTTCTTCACGCGGGATACAGGAGGCTTTGATTGATACTGCTGCGGATTCGCTACAGTAACGTTGGGCCAGAACGTAATGCCATCCAAGCAAGAGAGCGCACACTAGGGAAACTCTGAAGAAGACTTCCAGATTTTGGCAAAATACCCGGATTCCACCCACCGAGTTTCCCGATGAAGCAGATGACCTTCGCCGACGCCGAGTACGCCGCGTCGGATTGGTTCTGCAGCTTCTAATCAAGCTTCGCCAGGACAAGCCATGGCGACGACATTGATCGAGGAGCTGGCCATTTGGGATGTAGAGATTGAGCAGCTGACCTCGGCCGGCGACATAGCATTCCGCTATGGCGCGCTCCGTGCGCATCTCGACACCCTCTATCGCCTTGATCTCATTGACGACGCGGAGCGCCGGGAAAGACAGGAGCTGGCCGACGCCGCTTATGCTTATGCAATCGATACGGCGCTGAGCCCTGGATCCGGAGACCGAATGCTCTAGAAATTTGAGTGCCGGGCGCGTTACTGTATATGCGTACAGTTACAGTGAAGTGCCGTTTATGCGTCTCCGAAGGTGTACCGACGTCGAAACAAACATTCTGGTAAGCGTCCTTTCCGGAACGGTCCAGGGAGGCTTCCCAAGCCCTGCTGCGGACTACTACGAACCACCGATATCGCTCGACGTGCTGCTGAACCTCCGAGCCCCTCATATCTGGTTGGCCGAGACCGAAGGCGACAGCATGTCCGGTATTGGCATCTACCACGGCACATTGCTCGTGATCGACCGGTCACTCGACGCAGAGGTGGGCGACATCGTCGTCGTTTATGTGAACAACCAGCCGATCGTTAAGCGATTAGATCTGGTCAACGGCTGCAAGGTCTTGTCTTCGGAGAATCCCCTGTACCCCCCTATCACTGTCGGTGAGTTCGAAGAGGTCGACACCTTCGGCATCGTCATCTGGAGTTTCAACCGTCATGGTCGACGTAGCCGGTAAACCCCGCCCCTCCTTTGCGCTTATCGACTGTAATAACTGCTTTGCCTCGGTGGAGGTGCTTTTCCGGCCAGAGCTTAGGGGACGGCCTGTCGTCGTTTTATCCAATAACGATCTGAGGGGTGGGAATCGTTAGTAAATCCTGTAGAGTCCGCGCCACCTTCTGAACCCCTCTGGAACAGCAGTTTCCAGGCTTCATAAGGCAATCCATTGGAAGTGTTTTAGGGCAGCGGCATGAGGCTGGTATTCGCAACAAAAGACCTAGCATTAGCAGGTCGATCCTTTGAAGGCTTTCCGTTGCTGATTGGGTCAGAGGGATG
Protein-coding regions in this window:
- the phnC gene encoding phosphonate ABC transporter ATP-binding protein, which produces MTPHPIQDAVLRVDRLSVVYPGGVTALRDTSIAFRRGEFTVLLGLSGAGKSTLLRSLNRLVTPTGGSVTSELGELGSGSALRQHRRRTAMIFQHHQLIERQSALANVLTGRLAFHNTLRSLFPLPRADQEIALSCLARVGLADKALSRVDKLSGGQQQRVGIARALAQQPAIILADEPVASLDPATSVRVLGLLRDICKEDGITAIVSLHQLEYARRFADRVVGLADSQIVFDAAPSELTDAQLERIYAGRSTTQPANAPAEPPVMLEPSQEMSR
- a CDS encoding LexA family protein; amino-acid sequence: MRLRRCTDVETNILVSVLSGTVQGGFPSPAADYYEPPISLDVLLNLRAPHIWLAETEGDSMSGIGIYHGTLLVIDRSLDAEVGDIVVVYVNNQPIVKRLDLVNGCKVLSSENPLYPPITVGEFEEVDTFGIVIWSFNRHGRRSR